Proteins from one Clostridium cellulovorans 743B genomic window:
- a CDS encoding FHA domain-containing protein, with the protein MFSELSVIFKVIIIIIIYVIIFFALRIMYKDLKGGGRQNQGPKHTPVKRKKYGLEVININPSDNLKIGSVIMISGQIVIGRKDNNDLILSSQYVSGTHARVFLQNDKYLIEDLQSTNGTFLNGERLEGKAQLSIGDTVSIGEAEFKVIG; encoded by the coding sequence GTGTTTAGTGAACTGAGCGTTATATTTAAGGTCATTATCATAATTATAATATATGTAATTATATTTTTTGCATTAAGAATAATGTATAAAGACCTTAAGGGGGGTGGCAGACAAAATCAAGGCCCAAAACATACACCAGTAAAAAGAAAAAAATATGGGCTTGAGGTTATTAATATAAATCCAAGTGATAACCTAAAAATAGGTTCCGTAATTATGATATCAGGTCAAATTGTAATAGGAAGAAAAGATAATAATGATCTGATATTAAGTAGCCAATATGTTTCAGGGACTCATGCTAGGGTGTTTTTACAGAATGATAAATATTTGATAGAAGATCTACAAAGTACCAATGGAACTTTTTTAAATGGTGAAAGATTAGAAGGAAAAGCCCAGCTTTCTATAGGTGATACTGTTTCTATAGGTGAGGCTGAATTTAAAGTAATAGGGTGA
- a CDS encoding FtsW/RodA/SpoVE family cell cycle protein, with translation MDTYRDEKRLLRYTYLFIVVCSLNLFIIKDPLDFGALIMGAVMIVLLAYTYFILRRFFPDGDKYIFIFSSMLTALGLVMIYRLDRGLAIKQIVWLILGIAIFIFIVVLVPELKRFKKFKYIYMVLTLAFMAMATFIGTEIFGAKNWVYVGPISFQPSEFGKVFLILYLAAALEEYENFKQLIEPAFIVMVSLGFMILQRDLGTALMIFAISLTMLYISTSKLKYILTCLALFAIGATLSYFLFYHVRRRVLIWHDPWPYVGNESYQLVQGYYGIAMGGLFGSGLGLGHPEFVAVRESDLIFSVIAEEMGMLVGFAVLILHFLLFYRNIRGAIYAKSNFTKLLTVGLSTMIATQTLVIVGGVTGFIPLTGITLPLVSYGGTSLLITFISLGIIQKVSEGE, from the coding sequence ATGGATACATATAGAGACGAAAAACGATTATTAAGGTATACATATTTATTTATAGTGGTGTGTTCGCTAAATCTATTTATAATAAAGGATCCTTTAGATTTTGGTGCCTTGATAATGGGCGCAGTAATGATAGTTTTATTAGCCTATACTTATTTTATATTAAGAAGATTTTTCCCAGATGGTGATAAATATATCTTTATCTTTTCATCAATGTTAACTGCTCTAGGACTTGTAATGATATATAGGCTTGACCGAGGGCTTGCTATAAAACAAATTGTTTGGCTTATTTTAGGAATTGCTATATTTATTTTTATAGTTGTTCTTGTGCCAGAGTTAAAGCGGTTTAAAAAATTTAAATACATATATATGGTGCTAACTCTTGCTTTTATGGCTATGGCAACATTTATAGGTACAGAAATTTTCGGAGCAAAAAATTGGGTATATGTAGGACCCATAAGCTTTCAACCTTCTGAATTTGGTAAGGTATTTTTGATATTATATTTAGCTGCAGCATTAGAGGAATATGAAAACTTTAAACAATTGATTGAGCCAGCGTTTATTGTTATGGTATCATTGGGATTTATGATCCTTCAAAGGGACTTAGGAACTGCACTTATGATATTTGCTATATCTTTAACTATGTTGTATATATCAACTTCAAAGTTGAAGTATATATTAACCTGTTTAGCGCTTTTTGCTATCGGGGCAACTCTAAGCTATTTCTTATTCTACCATGTAAGAAGACGGGTTCTTATATGGCATGATCCGTGGCCTTATGTTGGTAACGAAAGTTATCAATTAGTCCAAGGATATTATGGTATAGCTATGGGAGGACTTTTTGGATCTGGCCTTGGACTAGGACATCCAGAATTTGTTGCTGTAAGAGAATCAGATTTAATTTTTTCAGTTATTGCCGAGGAAATGGGAATGCTAGTGGGTTTTGCTGTACTAATTCTACATTTCTTGTTGTTTTATAGAAATATCAGGGGAGCTATCTATGCTAAGAGCAATTTTACAAAACTTTTAACTGTAGGCTTAAGCACTATGATAGCGACACAAACCTTAGTAATAGTTGGTGGAGTTACAGGCTTTATTCCACTTACAGGAATAACCTTGCCACTGGTGAGCTACGGAGGAACATCGCTACTGATTACCTTTATATCCTTGGGGATAATTCAAAAGGTTTCTGAAGGAGAGTAA
- a CDS encoding peptidoglycan D,D-transpeptidase FtsI family protein → MKDITNNVKKVMIVYLIIFISLISYITYFILFTGPKIEDRSDNQRLWAQRNEVLRGTIYDKNMTPLSQSTRNSEGNQVRTYNGGAYTAHALGFEDARYGITGLENKYDSYLMKDNHSKIIDSILSGEKRKEKIGESVVTTLDINLQKKAYEALGNNKGSIVVLDVKTGGILAMVSKPSYDPNDLEAQWEGLQSSENRPLLNRSVSGLYPPGSTFKVITSLSAIENLQGITEEIFNDDGALEIGGGYSLKNDSGEVLGKINLEEALAYSSNVVFGDIGIRLGNKKLRDTAEALYFNNDTPADGIVIDNSIFPKYSDNEEGNIAQSAIGQAGVLASPIQMALVAATIAHGGEMMEPHMVSRIIDKDSKLVEEIKPKSLGQKVPTNAANLVRSYMRSVVTGGTGVNVSSKNVQVAGKTGTADNETGSPHSWFIGFAPYDNPEIAIAVVAEGAGYGAQVAVPAASKVINQYFSK, encoded by the coding sequence ATGAAGGATATAACTAATAACGTAAAGAAAGTTATGATAGTTTATCTGATTATATTTATTTCATTAATAAGCTATATAACTTATTTCATATTATTTACGGGTCCTAAAATTGAAGATAGATCAGATAATCAAAGATTATGGGCTCAAAGAAATGAAGTTTTAAGAGGAACCATATACGATAAAAATATGACTCCTTTATCTCAGAGTACAAGAAACAGTGAAGGAAACCAAGTTAGAACTTACAATGGTGGAGCATATACTGCTCATGCTTTAGGTTTTGAAGATGCTAGATATGGAATTACAGGTTTAGAAAATAAGTATGATTCATATCTTATGAAAGATAATCATTCAAAGATTATTGATTCTATTTTAAGTGGCGAAAAAAGAAAAGAAAAAATTGGAGAAAGTGTAGTTACTACTTTAGATATAAATCTACAAAAGAAAGCCTATGAAGCCTTGGGAAATAACAAGGGCTCCATTGTAGTACTAGATGTAAAGACTGGTGGTATTTTAGCTATGGTTTCTAAACCAAGTTATGATCCTAACGATTTAGAAGCGCAGTGGGAGGGGCTACAGAGTAGTGAGAATAGACCTCTTTTAAATAGATCAGTTTCAGGATTATATCCTCCTGGTTCTACTTTTAAAGTAATTACTTCTCTTTCTGCTATAGAGAATTTGCAAGGTATCACGGAAGAAATTTTTAATGATGATGGTGCTTTAGAAATTGGAGGAGGGTATTCTCTAAAAAATGATAGTGGAGAAGTACTTGGGAAGATAAACTTAGAGGAAGCATTAGCATATTCAAGTAACGTTGTTTTCGGTGATATTGGAATTAGACTTGGAAATAAAAAACTTAGAGATACTGCAGAAGCATTGTATTTTAATAATGATACTCCTGCAGATGGAATAGTTATTGATAACAGTATTTTCCCTAAATATAGTGACAATGAAGAAGGAAATATAGCTCAAAGTGCTATAGGGCAAGCTGGTGTATTAGCATCTCCTATACAGATGGCATTGGTTGCTGCAACTATTGCTCATGGTGGAGAAATGATGGAACCTCATATGGTTTCAAGGATTATTGATAAAGATAGTAAACTTGTTGAAGAAATAAAGCCAAAATCTTTAGGACAAAAGGTTCCAACTAATGCTGCAAATCTTGTTAGAAGTTATATGAGATCAGTTGTTACTGGCGGTACAGGGGTTAATGTTAGTTCAAAGAATGTTCAAGTTGCAGGAAAGACAGGTACCGCTGACAATGAAACTGGGTCTCCTCACTCTTGGTTTATAGGCTTCGCACCATATGATAATCCAGAAATTGCAATAGCCGTTGTCGCTGAAGGTGCTGGCTATGGAGCTCAAGTTGCTGTTCCAGCTGCATCAAAGGTAATAAATCAATATTTTAGTAAGTAA
- the uvrC gene encoding excinuclease ABC subunit UvrC — protein sequence MFDFEYQLKILPDKPGVYLMKNSLGEIIYVGKAKILKNRVRQYFQNSKNHSEKVRTMVKHIAEFEYIVTDSEIEALVLECNLIKKHKPRYNILLKDDKQYPMLKITVNEDFPRIFITRNVKKDGAKYLGPYTNISAVYETLETIKQLFPLRTCRLDIKAGKIASRPCLNYHIGLCNAPCSNHITKEAYGEMIKEIVDLLSGKDISLVKDLKEKMNISAEALEFEKAAEYRNKLIAIEKVQEKQKMATKRFEDEDFIHLAKDDKDAVVQVFFVREGKVIGREHFFLENVVSEENSAIIAEFISAFYGGTAFIPKYIYVPEIEDLELLEQWLTMKRGFKVSIKIPQKGEKKDTLTMVQKNAVITLEQFKQKLIKEKEAYTNVLEELAEILALGDIPHRIEAYDISNIMGVDSVGAMVAFEEGKPKNSDYRRFKIKTVYGANDYDSMREILTRRFKRGLEEIEALTSSEIALEAGKFFVFPDLILMDGGKGQVNVALEVLRELKINIPVAGLVKDNNHKTRGIIYDNEEIVLKSSSPIMHFITRIQDEVHRFAITYHRSLRDKRAIKSVLDDIKGIGEKRRRNLLMRFGSIENIKNATLEELATTPSMDKRSAQQIKDFFKKLEEERK from the coding sequence TTGTTCGATTTTGAATATCAGCTTAAGATACTACCAGATAAACCTGGGGTTTATTTAATGAAGAATTCCCTTGGTGAAATAATTTATGTTGGAAAAGCTAAAATATTAAAAAATAGAGTAAGACAATATTTCCAAAATTCAAAAAATCATAGTGAAAAGGTTAGGACTATGGTTAAACATATAGCAGAATTTGAGTATATTGTTACTGATAGTGAAATAGAAGCTCTTGTTTTAGAATGTAATTTGATTAAGAAACATAAGCCAAGATACAATATTTTACTTAAGGATGATAAACAATATCCGATGCTTAAGATAACTGTAAATGAAGATTTTCCTAGGATTTTTATTACAAGGAATGTAAAAAAGGATGGGGCCAAGTATCTTGGACCTTATACTAATATATCAGCAGTTTATGAAACTTTAGAAACAATTAAACAATTGTTTCCTTTAAGAACTTGTAGGTTGGATATAAAAGCAGGCAAGATAGCATCAAGACCTTGCTTAAATTATCATATAGGACTATGTAATGCTCCTTGTAGTAATCACATCACTAAGGAAGCTTATGGGGAAATGATAAAAGAGATAGTAGATTTACTAAGCGGTAAAGATATATCTCTTGTAAAAGATTTAAAAGAGAAAATGAATATTTCTGCCGAGGCATTAGAATTTGAAAAAGCGGCGGAGTATAGAAATAAGCTTATAGCAATTGAAAAGGTCCAAGAAAAACAGAAAATGGCTACAAAGCGTTTTGAGGACGAAGACTTTATTCATTTAGCTAAAGATGATAAAGATGCAGTAGTTCAAGTGTTTTTTGTAAGAGAAGGTAAGGTAATAGGTAGGGAACACTTCTTTCTAGAAAATGTTGTTAGTGAAGAAAATTCTGCAATAATAGCAGAATTCATTTCAGCTTTTTATGGAGGAACAGCTTTTATTCCGAAGTACATCTATGTACCAGAGATAGAGGATTTAGAACTATTGGAACAATGGCTTACAATGAAAAGAGGATTTAAGGTGTCTATCAAAATTCCGCAAAAGGGAGAGAAGAAAGACACTTTAACTATGGTGCAAAAAAATGCTGTGATAACGTTAGAACAGTTTAAGCAAAAGCTCATAAAAGAAAAAGAAGCATACACTAATGTGTTAGAAGAGTTAGCAGAAATTTTAGCCTTAGGAGATATTCCACATAGAATAGAAGCTTATGATATTTCAAATATAATGGGTGTTGATTCTGTTGGTGCTATGGTAGCTTTTGAGGAAGGAAAGCCTAAGAATAGCGATTACAGAAGATTTAAAATAAAAACAGTTTATGGTGCTAATGATTATGATAGTATGAGAGAAATCCTTACAAGAAGGTTTAAAAGAGGCCTTGAAGAAATTGAAGCATTAACTAGCAGTGAAATCGCTTTAGAAGCTGGAAAATTTTTTGTCTTCCCAGATTTAATTCTGATGGATGGAGGAAAAGGCCAGGTAAATGTTGCGTTAGAAGTATTAAGAGAATTGAAAATAAATATACCTGTAGCAGGACTTGTGAAGGATAATAATCATAAAACAAGAGGAATTATATACGATAATGAAGAAATTGTATTAAAGAGCTCCTCACCAATAATGCATTTTATAACTAGGATTCAAGATGAAGTACATAGATTTGCTATAACATATCATAGAAGCCTTAGGGATAAGAGAGCGATAAAATCAGTACTTGATGACATAAAAGGTATAGGAGAAAAGAGAAGAAGAAATCTTCTTATGAGATTTGGAAGCATTGAAAACATAAAAAAT